A segment of the Butyrivibrio fibrisolvens genome:
GGAACAGTTCTTAGTATACAGGCACTTGCGTCTCTTATCATAAGGAATGATAAAGTAAGACTCGGTATAACCATCTCACAGATACCGCTCGTAATAGCTCTATTCTTCGTACCCGGAACAGTTTTTTCTCTTTGCATGATGAGCAGTATGAGATGTATCAGTATCTTTAAGCCTGTAGTAAGAGTTTTTAGCGGACTTGCATTTATCGTATCAGTGGCAGATGTTGTCATTAGTATTATCAAGAAAGAAAACGGGGAGCTTCAAAGTGAACATAAGGAAACTGCCGCTTAAAAACATAATAATGCATAAAAAAAGAACTGCGGGACTTCTTATAATACTCGTGGTTTTGACAATAGCATTGTTTGGAGGGAGTCTTTTTATAAAGAGTCTTAATAACGGACTTGATAGCCTTAACGAAAGACTGGGATCAGATATTATCGTACTTCCCAAGGATGCAGAATCTGAAGTTGACCTTAAAAACCTCCTTCTTCAGGGGACACCCGGATACTTCTATATGGACAAGAGTATACTAAGTGAACTTGAAAATATAGAAGGAGTAGACAAGATATCAGCGCAGTACTTTCTTGTTTCTGCCAATGCAGACTGTTGCAGTGTCAAGGTTCAGATAATAGGATTTGATGAAAAGACGGATTTTACTATCAAGCCATGGCTTCATGAAAGTTACAAGGGAGTACTTAAAGACAATGAGATAATAGTCGGGTCCATGCTCTCTACAAGAGTAGGGCATACGCTAAAACTATATGGCAAGGAGTTTCTTGTAGTTGGCAAGCTTGAAAAGACCGGAACAGGACTTGATACGGCAGTATATACAACAGGTGATACAGTTAAGACTTTGATAGGTGCAGCACAGGATAAGGGGATAAGCATATTATCAAAGCAAAGCCCGGATGATGTTATATCTTCTGTATATATTGATATCAAAGACGGATATGACATTGATTCTATAGTATCTGATATTAATCTTGGCCATAACGAAGTCAAAGCGGTCAGATCCAAGACCATGATGACTTCTACCTCGGACAGGCTGGGAATAATATCTGCCGCGATCTCATTTTTGATCAAAACAATATGGGTATTTGCGGCAGTAATACTTATAGCAGCTTTCTATATCATAACAGGAGAGAGGAAGAGAGAATTTGCAGCTCTTAGAGTTATAGGAGTATCTAGAAAAAGGCTGGGAATCCTTGTTATGTCAGAAGCTCTTATACTTGGAGTTGTTGGAAGTCTTATAGGCATTATAATGACAGGAGCTGTCATGTATTCATTTAGTGTACTTATAGGTACAAAACTTGACCTTCCGTATCTGTTGCCCGGCGCTTTCACCGCAGCATACTATATCTTAGTAACCTTTGCCGGCGTTGTCTTTATAGGAGCAGTATCAGGGCTTATATCAGCATACAAGGCTGTATCTGTAGATACTGCAAAGATACTTAGAGAATAAGTGGGAAGTTTGAGATATAGAAATAGAAAGTATTATATATCATTCATGACCAAAGGGGATGATCTTTATTATGATAATAAAAGCACAAGATATATCGGTATCATATACCCGGAATGCCAAAAAAGGCAGAAAAGATAATGTTATAAACATCATAGATCCAGTAGATATAACTATAGTTCCAGGCAAGGTAACAGTTATCTTTGGTAGATCCGGAAGCGGGAAGACTACACTTTTAAGCGTGCTTGCAGGACTGTTGAAGCCGTCAGAGGGAACTGTTTTGTACGATGATATTGATATTTATAAGCAAAAGGATGATATTTTTTCAGAATTTAGAAATCAAAATATCGGATTCATCCCACAGGGTCAGAGCCTTATAAGCGGCCTTACAGTAAGAGAGAATATACTTCTTCCTGCAAGAGAGAGTAAGCGAAGTGCAAATACCAGTGGTGTTAAAGCGGTGAATGCGAATGCTACATCAAATGAGAATAATGCAGGAAGTTGTACCAAAAGAGCAGACGATCTTATCAGTACTTTAGGTCTTCTTGACCGCGCGGATTATCTTCCTAGTCAGTTATCAGGCGGAGAGATCAGAAGATGTGCAATTGCAAGAGCTCTTATCAATGATCCTCCTATAATATTTGCCGATGAACCAACAGGAGATCTTGATGACCACAATACCAAAATCGTCTTTGAACTTCTAAGACAAAAGGCCAGAGACGACGCAGCAGTTGTGATCGTAACTCATGAAGAAACGGCATATAATTACGCAGATATAGTATATAGGATGGATGCGGGAGCACTGGCGCTATCTGCCTGATTGTAAGGCTAAGGTCATAGCTTATAGTTCTAGTCTATTACCAGATATATCTTTTTGGACTAAGACAATTACGTGTATAGATGTTAGCATATAATCCAAAATAATAGATATTAGCTTAAACTTGTCACTTTGACAGCGCGGTATCACCAAGGAATTTGCAGGGGCGGACAGAATATAAACCATTGCTATGCTTTTAATCGTTTTAATAAATTCATGAGCATGATAGATGGAGATTTTTATTCTGCCTGGGGTCCACATGTCTGAGCGCAGCGAGTTTGGACCCCAGAATGGAAATCGCCAGATATCATGCCATGAATTATAAAACGATTAACAGCATGGCAATGGTCTATATTCTGTCCGCCCCTGCAAATTCCTTGGTGATACCGCACTATCCAAGTAGATAGCTTGAGTTATTAAGGGGATTTTGGATGACACTACAGCAGCTACGATATGCAATGGTTGTGGCACAGACAGGCTCTATGAACAAGGCAGCAGAGAGCCTTTTTATATCACAGCCCACACTTACCAATACTATAAGAGGACTTGAAGAAGAGTCAGGGATCACTATCTTTAATAGAACCAATAAGGGCGTTAACCTTACAGGTGAAGGCTCCGACTTTCTTTTTTATGCCAAAAAAGTCTGTGATCAGTATGATCAGCTCATATGGCGATATGATGGCAAAGGCAATACCAGAAAGATATTCAGCGTCTCAACACAGCACTATTCATTTGTATGCGAAGCATTTTCAGATACAGTCAAGAACTATGATGCTTCAACATATCATTTTTCAATTCTTGAAACTACAACTTCCAAGATAATAGAAGATGTAAGCTCATCAGTAAGTGAGATAGGAGTTTTGTTCCTTAGTGATTTTAACAAAGAAGCTTTAAAGAAGCTTTTTGTGGACAATGCCCTGACCTATAAGAAGATCGTAAGCTGCAGATTCTATGTGTATCTTGGCAAAAATCATCCACTTGCAGACAGGGACATAATAGACTATGAAGATATAACCAAATATCCTCTTCTGACCTATGAACAGGGCAAGGACAGTCCTTTATATATGGCTGAAGAGATATTTGGTGAGCAGGATTATCCGTATACTATCAAGGTTTCTGACAGGGCATCCATGCTTCAGATAATGAACAAACTAAACGGATTTACTTTCTGCTCAGGCGCTGTCAGAGGAGCTGTAGGATGGAGCGATTACAAGGTTATACCTCTTAGAGAGAGCGCTCACCTTCCATACAGCTCCATGGAGATAGGCTATATCCATAAAGACGGCCTTAGCGAGATAGGCAAAAGATTCGTTGAGGAGCTCTATAAAGCTGCTCCATCAGAAGAATAATTCGATAACGATCTTAAATATAAATGCGACTATCCATGCAACTAATTGATAAAAAGAGATGTCTACATCCTGTAGTTCATATAAGGGTCAAAATGGCAAAAATAAGCCGTTTTGACCTTTGTTTAATTGTTTTTTAGAATAAATTAAATTATAATAATATCAAAGATACTCTACTATTCATGAATTCCGAGGAGGCAGTACTATGGAGACTATTATTACTATTGGACGTGAGTTTGGTTCCGGTGGAAGAGAGATAGGTGAACTAGTTGCCAAGAAGTGTGGTATTAAGTGCTATGACAAGGAACTTATTGCCAGAGCTGCCAAGGAAAGCGGGTTCTGCGAAGAGATGATAGAGACCCATGATGAGAGACCTACTAATTCCTTTATGTACAATCTTGTTATGGACACATATTCCTTCGGATACAATTCATCCAGCTTTGTTGATATGCCTATCAGTCACAAAGTATTTCTTGCCCAGTTTGATGCGATCAAAAATCTTGCAAAAGAGGGTCCTTGCGTAATCGTAGGCCGCTGCGCCGATTATGCTCTTTCAGACTTCCACAATGTAGTAAATGTATTTATAACAGGTGATGAAGAAGATAAGATCGCCCGTATCAGAGCCCGTTTTGCAGATATTACATCAGATGATAAAGCTCGTGATATGATGAACAAGAAGGATAAGCAGAGAAGAAGCTATTATAACTACTACAGCTCCAAGAAATGGGGCCATTGCAGCAGTTATGACCTTACTATCAATTCTTCTGCGCTTGGAATTGAGACTTCAGCTGATTTTATCGTTGATTTTGTAAAAAGATTCGAAGAGAGCAAGAGAGGCTGACAGCTCAGGTTAAAAGAATTAAATTATATCAAAAATATTAAAGGAAAAGACTTAATATACCGATAAATAAAAAGGTAAACACTAGAAATCGGGAAAGAAAGGCAGAATTTATCAATGAGCGAACATTCAAAAGATGTCGAGCAAATTGACGAGCTCACAGGCCTATCTACATTTGATAGTTTCAGAATCCTTGCACAGGATGTTCTGGATGACCCGACGATTCGAAATGATATAGCCTTTGTCTATTTTAACGTCGAAAATTTTAGGTCTTATAATGAAAAATTTGGATTTGCTGCAGGAAGTGATTGCCTTAGACTTATAGGTCAGACGATACAGGCAATCTTTCCGCAGGAGATCTGTTCTCACGTGGCCACAGATCACTTCTGTATAGTTGCTGACAAGAATGAGATTGAAGAGAAGATCAAGCAGATCTGTGAGGAACTACGTCCTTTCCGTATGGAAACACATATGCAGTTACATGCGGGAATTTATTTCCCAACCCCCGATGATTTTGAATGCACACTTTGTATGGATAAAGCCAAGATAGCGTGCGATTCCTTAAAACACCAGTACGATTCAATGTTCGGTTATTATGACGAGAAACTGGATGATGAATATCAGCGAACCCGTTACATTATCGAGCATTTTGATGATGCAATTGAAAAGGGATATATACGTGCATGGTTTCAGCCGCTTGTAAGATCCTTTACCGGAGAAATTAGTGGATATGAGGCTCTTGCCAGATGGCTTGATCCTGATCTTGGATTTATTTCACCTGCAGACTTTGTTCCTGTTCTGGAAAAATATCATATCATTCGAAGACTTGATCTTGCTGTAACACAATATGTCTGCAATGTACAAAAGAAGATAATGGAAAACGGCGGCCAGATAATGCCGGTTTCAATAAATCTGTCTCAGCAGGATTTTGTAGGTGGAGATATTGTTTCGGAGATAGATGAGATCGTACTTGATAGCGGTATACCTTCTGAATATATCAATATCGAGATCACAGAATCTATTTTCTCATTGGATTCAGAGAGAGTAAAGAATATAATCGATGCCTTCAGGCTTCAGGGTTATGAAGTATGGATGGATGACTTTGGAAGCGGATATTCATCACTTAATTCAATGCAGATGTTTACATTTGACTGTCTTAAGCTTGATATGTCATTCCTTGCAGGTTTTAATGAGAGCAAAAATTCCAAGATCATCATTGAAAGCGTTATAGGAATGACCAAACAGCTTGGCATCAGAACTATAGCAGAAGGCGTAGAAAGTGTTGAAGAGGCTGAATATTTAAGACAGGTTGGATGCGATCAGATTCAGGGCTTTTTGTATTCAAAACCAGGACCGTTTGAAGAGATATTTAATATTGATATGCCAAAAGAGAATACAGGCCTTCGTAAATATCATGAGAAGATTGGTACCATTAATCTTCTTTCTCAGGATCCTCTTGGAAATGAGGAGGATGAAACAAAGAAGATCAAATTCCCAATGTCTTTGGTTGAAGAGTACAACGGCAAGATTACGCTTTTGACATTTAATGAATCATTTACTGATTATGTACATATGCTGGGTTTTGCATCTGTTAATGAAGCCGAGTCATTCCTTAACACTGATGATGATGCAGCTATAAATGTAAAACAGCTTATGGAAAATGTTATAAGAAATGATAAGTTCGAAGTATGCCATTATTCCAGAAATGGTCACAGATGTACCTTGCAGATCAATAGTATAGCCAATTATAGGAGCAGAAATGCATATCTGTTACTAGGACTTGTAGCAGAAGATGAATAGAAAGAATTATTGATCGTATTTTTTAAAATAATTTTTGCTAACAATAATAAAAACAGGAACCGTATCGCTACGGCTCCTGTTATTATTTTGCAGAGTTTTCTAAATAGATCAGATTCCAAGAAGATCGCTGTATGCCTTAAGAGCATTATCTGTATCGCCTGCAAGAACCTTCTTGGCAAGAGTTTTACCAAGCTGAACACCTTCCTGATCGAAGCTGTTGAGATTCCATGCAAATCCCTGGAACATTACCTTGTTCTCAAAGTGAGCAAGGAGGGCGCCGAGTACTTCAGGAGTAAGCTTATCACCAACGATGATACTTGAAGGACGGCCGCCTTCGAAGTTCTTATTAGCATTCTCATCTTTTTTACCACAAGCAAAAGCCATGATCTGAGCAGCTACGTTAGCACAGAGCTTCTGCTGTGATGTGCTGCCCTGGATATCTACATCATTGCCTGTCTGGTTGTTCTTGAAACCGATGAACTGAAGAGGAATGATGTTAGTTCCCTGGTGAAGGAGCTGGTAGAAGGAGTGCTGACCGTTAGTTCCTGGCTCACCGAAGATAACAGGTCCTGTTACGTAATTAACCTTGTCACCGAAACGGTTAACGCTCTTACCGTTAGACTCCATATCAAGCTGCTGAAGGTGAGCAGGGAAGCGTGAAAGAGCCTGAGAGTAAGGAAGAACTGCTGTAGACTCATATCCAAGAACGTTACGCTCATATACACCGATAAGTGCATCAAGCATAGCAGGGTTCTTAGTAAGGTCTTTGTTAGTAGCATTCTTATCTTCAGCTGCAGCACCATCAAGGAAAGCCTTGAAAACATCAGGACCGAAGGCAAGAGAAAGAACAGCTCCGCCCACAGCAGATGTAGAAGAATAACGTCCGCCGATATAATCATCCATGAAGAAAGCAGCAAGATAGTCACTGGACTTAGCAAGAGGAGATGTCTCACTTGTAACTGCGATCATGTGCTTGGAAGCATCAAGACCGGCTTTTGCAAGAGCATCCTTAACGAAAGCTTCGTTTGTAAGTGTCTCAAGTGTTGTACCTGATTTAGATACAAGGATAAAGATTGAACGTGATACATCAACGCTCTTTAAAACTGCTGTAGCATCATCAGGATCTACGTTACTTATGAACTTGGCATCCATGAAGAACTTGCCGTTTGACTTAGCCCAGTTCTCAAGCGCAAGATACATAGCACGAGGACCAAGATCACTTCCGCCGATACCGATCTGAACGGCTGTTGTGAACTTCTCACCCTTTTCGTTTGTGATCTCGCCGTTGTGAACCTTGTTGGCAAAATCAGCGATCTTGTTCTGCTGCTCAACATAGAAGTCTCTCTTGTTAACGCCGTCAGCAACAACGTCACCGCCAAGCTGACCACGAGTAAGCTGGTGAAGAACGAGTCTCTTTTCACCTGTATTGATAACTTCGCCATTGTAAAGAGCCTCAAATTTCTCAACGAGCTGGGCTTCCTCAGCAAATTTTGCAAGAGCAGAAAGCACAGTATCATCTACCTGCTTAGCTGCATAGTTGTAAGAAAGTCCTCCTGACATAGCAGCAGAGTATTTCTTTACTCTTTCTGCACCATTTGCTCCATCCATAACGTCTACAAGATTTACCTGGTCTTTAAGAGCATAAAGATCGTTAAATGACTTGAGTTCATCTGCATTTTTCCAGTTGATCATTACTTATACCTCTTTCTTTGATTGGCTAGATTGATGTGTAAATTTGTTCGCACATAAAAGTTACTGATTTCTGATATAGCTGAACAGTAACACACATCCTATTATAATACATATTTGATATATAATGACAAAAAAATAACAAGAAATTAAAGAAAACGTTTTTTGTGCTGCAAAATTGATCTAAAACATCTTTTTCTATGCAAATCTGCACTTGAAAAGGAAGTGTTCGTCAAAAAACATTGATCATAATTAATATCTTTCCAAAAGAGATTAATTATGCTACTATTAATTTTATGTCTGCATGATTTAACACATAAAAGCACGAACGCGTCAAAGCGTCAAACAATGTTGCGAAAAACGTTATGAAATAGTGGAGTTACTGTGTTTTTACAAAATGTGTTTTGAAAAAATATCAGATGCAAAATAATAATAAAATTGGGACAAGTTATGGAAAGAGAAAATTTCAAATCAAGACTGGGATTTATCTTAGTCAGCGCAGGATGCGCAATCGGAATAGGTAATGTATGGAAATTTCCATATATTACAGGACAGAACGGCGGTGGACTCTTTGTTCTTTTCTACCTTTTGTTTCTGCTTATTTTGGGGGCTCCGATTCTTACAATGGAGCTGGCAGTAGGAAGAGCCAGCAGAAAGAGTGTAGTACAGGCATATAAAGTACTTGAACCTAAGGGGACTAAGTGGCATATACATGGCTGGGTCTGCTTTATAGCTAACCTCATGCTCATGATGTACTACACAACAGTATCAGGCTGGATGGTTAACTATATGATCAAGTTTGCTACCGGCAGATTTGAGACAGTTAATTCAGAAAATACGGTTGCTAATGTTTTTGACAATATGCTTGCATCTCCAAAGCAGGCAATGTTCTTTATGATCCTTACAGTAACATTTGGCATTGTTGTATGTGCCATGGGTCTTCAGAAGGGTATTGAGAATATCACAAAGTTCATGATGATAGCTCTTATCGTACTTATCATCGTGCTTGCGATAAACAGTGCAACACTTTCAGGTGCTTCAGAAGGTATCAAGTTCTATCTGCTTCCATCTGTAAAGTCAGTTAAGCAGGTTGGACTTGGCAAAGTAATAACAGCAGCAATGAACCAGAGCTTTTTCACCTTGTCACTTGGTGCAGCTTCCATGGAAATCTTTGGTAGCTATATGCACAAGGACAAAGGACTTGTGGGAGAATCCCTCAGGATCTGTGCTCTTGATACACTTATAGCTATATTGTCAGGTCTTATCATATTCCCTGCATGCTTTTCTTATGGAATCGAGACAACAGCAGGCCCATCACTTATATTTATCACACTTCCTGAGATCTTCATTCACATGAATTTCGGAAGACTCTGGGGCACACTGTTCTTCGTATTCATGACATTTGCAAGCTTTTCTACAGTAATTGCTGTATTTGAAAATATCATTGCTGTAGGTATTGATAACTTTGGCTGGTCCAGAAAGAAGTCATCACTTATCAACTACATAATCCTTCTTGTAACCTGCACACCATGTGCCCTTGGCTACAATATCTTAAAAGACGTAAGAATCATTGCAGGTAAAGATATCCTTGATTCAGAAGACTTTATGGTAAGTAACCTTTTCCTTCCTATAGGCGCCATCATATTCCTTCTTTTCTGCGTTACAAAGTGGGGATGGGGATTTGACAAGTACCAGGCTGAGGTTAATACAGGAGAAGGAATCAAGCTTCCTGGATTTTTCAAGTATTACTTCATGTTTGTATTACCTGTACTTATATTCATATTGTTCTTAACAGGCCTTGCTTAAAAAAATTATAGGCTTTGTATGATCAGACATTTAAAAGGAGTCAGACGCGTTTATAAACGTGCCTGATTCTTTTTTTGCTCATATATGCTTATTAATAAACAATTAGTAAAGTTGAAAACCTCATTCCATATGACATAAAAGCCGATATAAATATTGGACCATGTTCTTTTTACATGTGATCATAATTTATGTGAAAAGAACGTCCTTGATACCAGGATGAAGTGTGTTTGCTTGATATTCATGTGGAGTAGATCAAATCTATGGCTGGTTTTGATAAATATGAAAAATCTACAGTAGTGACCAACGTCATAATAGGCACAGTAGTTATTTTGACTCTTATGTGGCTTTGCGTATTTGCGTCTCTTCACTGCGAACTGTTTAATCTGGAAGTGGACGGAGTAGTTATAGCTGCGTTTGCTATCATGCCATATCTTGTTCTCGGGGGCCTGTATGGATATGTTGTATCTTTGATAGCCTTCTTGCTGGAATTTATCTATGTTCTCGTCGTAGATAGCGATAATGTATATAAGATGTCCATAAATCTCGCTGCTATTCTCTGCTTTACTCTTTTTGGCCAGTACAGATGGTTTGCAACCAAGAAAAAAACAGCCATTTGCGCAGCTGTTACTCTTGTGGTTGTTTCATTCATGCAGTTCTTTAGCATCGTTGTGGTAGACGAAAGGATGTATACATTAGATGCGTTTCCTTATTTCATGAAGTATTTTTTCCGGGCGATCGTAGAAGTATTTCTGACTGCATTCCTTCTGCATTTTTATTTCGTAAAAGCTCCTGAAAAAACTAAATATGCATTCCCTCTATCTGTAACCTATACCAAATTCTATTGCTCTGATAAAGAAATCAGGCGCCGCTTTAAGAAAACAAGAGTCAGCATCAAGATAACAGCTATCATAATCCTTTTGGAGCTTGTTCTTGGCGTCTTTGTCGGATTTTTTATGGTAGCTCTTTTCCCTGATATAAAGAGTATTATATTTAACTCCTTACAAAGAGGTGAGATCTTTTCAGATGTTGATCTTCAGATGACAGATTCTGCTCTTAAACAGCATTTCGATCTGCTGACATTTTCGTTTGATACGACAACCATTAGCTACGACATTAAGATGCTCCTTCTGATGCTGTGCGTGGGCATTCCGATTGCAGGAATAGCCAATTTCTACACTAAGGTTGCGATAGGAGCACCTCTTGGCAGAATGTCAGATTTCATGCAGGAATACGCAGCTGCTGATGATGAAAATAAGCTTATTGTTGGCCGTCAGGTTGACAATATAGTTGTTAACACCCACGATGAGATCAGTATAGTCAACGACTCCATCAAGAAGACCGTTCATGCCATCGAGGAT
Coding sequences within it:
- a CDS encoding DUF4418 family protein is translated as MDYIKKNYIKLIELVLALVIAIGSFTAFAACPVSEEHVMACHYAQLAVTLFGTVLSIQALASLIIRNDKVRLGITISQIPLVIALFFVPGTVFSLCMMSSMRCISIFKPVVRVFSGLAFIVSVADVVISIIKKENGELQSEHKETAA
- a CDS encoding LysR family transcriptional regulator, translated to MTLQQLRYAMVVAQTGSMNKAAESLFISQPTLTNTIRGLEEESGITIFNRTNKGVNLTGEGSDFLFYAKKVCDQYDQLIWRYDGKGNTRKIFSVSTQHYSFVCEAFSDTVKNYDASTYHFSILETTTSKIIEDVSSSVSEIGVLFLSDFNKEALKKLFVDNALTYKKIVSCRFYVYLGKNHPLADRDIIDYEDITKYPLLTYEQGKDSPLYMAEEIFGEQDYPYTIKVSDRASMLQIMNKLNGFTFCSGAVRGAVGWSDYKVIPLRESAHLPYSSMEIGYIHKDGLSEIGKRFVEELYKAAPSEE
- a CDS encoding AAA family ATPase encodes the protein METIITIGREFGSGGREIGELVAKKCGIKCYDKELIARAAKESGFCEEMIETHDERPTNSFMYNLVMDTYSFGYNSSSFVDMPISHKVFLAQFDAIKNLAKEGPCVIVGRCADYALSDFHNVVNVFITGDEEDKIARIRARFADITSDDKARDMMNKKDKQRRSYYNYYSSKKWGHCSSYDLTINSSALGIETSADFIVDFVKRFEESKRG
- a CDS encoding sodium-dependent transporter, coding for MERENFKSRLGFILVSAGCAIGIGNVWKFPYITGQNGGGLFVLFYLLFLLILGAPILTMELAVGRASRKSVVQAYKVLEPKGTKWHIHGWVCFIANLMLMMYYTTVSGWMVNYMIKFATGRFETVNSENTVANVFDNMLASPKQAMFFMILTVTFGIVVCAMGLQKGIENITKFMMIALIVLIIVLAINSATLSGASEGIKFYLLPSVKSVKQVGLGKVITAAMNQSFFTLSLGAASMEIFGSYMHKDKGLVGESLRICALDTLIAILSGLIIFPACFSYGIETTAGPSLIFITLPEIFIHMNFGRLWGTLFFVFMTFASFSTVIAVFENIIAVGIDNFGWSRKKSSLINYIILLVTCTPCALGYNILKDVRIIAGKDILDSEDFMVSNLFLPIGAIIFLLFCVTKWGWGFDKYQAEVNTGEGIKLPGFFKYYFMFVLPVLIFILFLTGLA
- a CDS encoding ABC transporter permease translates to MHKKRTAGLLIILVVLTIALFGGSLFIKSLNNGLDSLNERLGSDIIVLPKDAESEVDLKNLLLQGTPGYFYMDKSILSELENIEGVDKISAQYFLVSANADCCSVKVQIIGFDEKTDFTIKPWLHESYKGVLKDNEIIVGSMLSTRVGHTLKLYGKEFLVVGKLEKTGTGLDTAVYTTGDTVKTLIGAAQDKGISILSKQSPDDVISSVYIDIKDGYDIDSIVSDINLGHNEVKAVRSKTMMTSTSDRLGIISAAISFLIKTIWVFAAVILIAAFYIITGERKREFAALRVIGVSRKRLGILVMSEALILGVVGSLIGIIMTGAVMYSFSVLIGTKLDLPYLLPGAFTAAYYILVTFAGVVFIGAVSGLISAYKAVSVDTAKILRE
- a CDS encoding ABC transporter ATP-binding protein codes for the protein MIIKAQDISVSYTRNAKKGRKDNVINIIDPVDITIVPGKVTVIFGRSGSGKTTLLSVLAGLLKPSEGTVLYDDIDIYKQKDDIFSEFRNQNIGFIPQGQSLISGLTVRENILLPARESKRSANTSGVKAVNANATSNENNAGSCTKRADDLISTLGLLDRADYLPSQLSGGEIRRCAIARALINDPPIIFADEPTGDLDDHNTKIVFELLRQKARDDAAVVIVTHEETAYNYADIVYRMDAGALALSA
- a CDS encoding GGDEF domain-containing phosphodiesterase → MSEHSKDVEQIDELTGLSTFDSFRILAQDVLDDPTIRNDIAFVYFNVENFRSYNEKFGFAAGSDCLRLIGQTIQAIFPQEICSHVATDHFCIVADKNEIEEKIKQICEELRPFRMETHMQLHAGIYFPTPDDFECTLCMDKAKIACDSLKHQYDSMFGYYDEKLDDEYQRTRYIIEHFDDAIEKGYIRAWFQPLVRSFTGEISGYEALARWLDPDLGFISPADFVPVLEKYHIIRRLDLAVTQYVCNVQKKIMENGGQIMPVSINLSQQDFVGGDIVSEIDEIVLDSGIPSEYINIEITESIFSLDSERVKNIIDAFRLQGYEVWMDDFGSGYSSLNSMQMFTFDCLKLDMSFLAGFNESKNSKIIIESVIGMTKQLGIRTIAEGVESVEEAEYLRQVGCDQIQGFLYSKPGPFEEIFNIDMPKENTGLRKYHEKIGTINLLSQDPLGNEEDETKKIKFPMSLVEEYNGKITLLTFNESFTDYVHMLGFASVNEAESFLNTDDDAAINVKQLMENVIRNDKFEVCHYSRNGHRCTLQINSIANYRSRNAYLLLGLVAEDE
- a CDS encoding glucose-6-phosphate isomerase, giving the protein MINWKNADELKSFNDLYALKDQVNLVDVMDGANGAERVKKYSAAMSGGLSYNYAAKQVDDTVLSALAKFAEEAQLVEKFEALYNGEVINTGEKRLVLHQLTRGQLGGDVVADGVNKRDFYVEQQNKIADFANKVHNGEITNEKGEKFTTAVQIGIGGSDLGPRAMYLALENWAKSNGKFFMDAKFISNVDPDDATAVLKSVDVSRSIFILVSKSGTTLETLTNEAFVKDALAKAGLDASKHMIAVTSETSPLAKSSDYLAAFFMDDYIGGRYSSTSAVGGAVLSLAFGPDVFKAFLDGAAAEDKNATNKDLTKNPAMLDALIGVYERNVLGYESTAVLPYSQALSRFPAHLQQLDMESNGKSVNRFGDKVNYVTGPVIFGEPGTNGQHSFYQLLHQGTNIIPLQFIGFKNNQTGNDVDIQGSTSQQKLCANVAAQIMAFACGKKDENANKNFEGGRPSSIIVGDKLTPEVLGALLAHFENKVMFQGFAWNLNSFDQEGVQLGKTLAKKVLAGDTDNALKAYSDLLGI